A stretch of the Chlorobiota bacterium genome encodes the following:
- a CDS encoding YigZ family protein: MADNLNPYKTVLENSSIESKVRGSRFIGTILNVDSKIKANLELDLIRKKYWDSTHNCYAYRIAPHGLESKMSDDGEPSGSAGKPILYILQKAEIVNTLIVVTRYFGGLKLGVGGLVRAYSECAKLVIENSKITEVYPTEIYKIFVQYEDMKYIRPIIDNYAISFDEEFHDVINYTVKVKKIVGLEFTDKIIESSQGRAGWTKLEN, from the coding sequence ATGGCAGATAATTTAAACCCTTATAAAACAGTTTTGGAAAATAGTTCTATTGAATCAAAAGTTAGGGGTTCAAGGTTTATTGGAACTATTTTAAATGTCGATTCTAAGATAAAAGCTAATTTAGAACTTGATTTAATTAGAAAAAAATATTGGGATTCAACACATAACTGCTATGCATATAGAATTGCTCCACATGGATTGGAAAGTAAAATGAGTGATGATGGTGAGCCAAGTGGATCAGCAGGTAAACCTATACTATACATTTTACAAAAAGCTGAAATTGTAAATACTTTGATTGTTGTAACAAGGTATTTTGGTGGCTTAAAACTTGGAGTTGGGGGTTTAGTTCGTGCATATTCAGAGTGTGCAAAATTAGTAATTGAAAATTCTAAAATAACAGAAGTTTACCCAACAGAAATTTATAAAATATTTGTTCAATATGAAGATATGAAATATATCAGGCCAATAATTGATAATTATGCAATTAGCTTTGATGAAGAATTTCATGATGTGATAAATTATACTGTCAAAGTGAAAAAAATTGTTGGATTAGAATTTACTGATAAAATAATTGAATCATCTCAAGGTAGAGCCGGTTGGACTAAGCTAGAAAATTGA
- the rpsU gene encoding 30S ribosomal protein S21: MIGVTIQESETIDRALKRFKKKFDRSGILREFRARTAFIKPSIVSRQSRLRAIKKQHRANRDANL; this comes from the coding sequence ATGATAGGAGTTACAATTCAAGAATCGGAAACAATTGACCGAGCTTTAAAGAGGTTTAAAAAGAAATTTGATCGTTCAGGCATTTTACGAGAGTTCAGAGCAAGAACTGCTTTTATTAAGCCATCAATAGTTTCTCGCCAATCAAGGCTTAGAGCTATTAAAAAGCAACATAGAGCAAATCGTGATGCTAATCTTTAA